In Candidatus Zixiibacteriota bacterium, a genomic segment contains:
- a CDS encoding GNAT family N-acetyltransferase, which produces MVKIEIIENLEDFLKLSDAWDELVSGSEVDHAFMRHLWYAEVIKAYFANDTLAVVIIRRDGQLVAAAPMRRTVYRIRGLGVKTLSFISTEITPRCNFIVADSDLLEPLVMSVIGAPDWDVLYAKNLEENAATTKKFIELIGNSLDNHGSQVIEGLLSPYLHTSGSWEEYWQSFSKKRRRTLTAYSIKRLEEAGSGEISRIESQEELREFLPRMFEISAASWKADTNDHLRPDSPEGRFYLGFTPAALASDQVLIYTIKIDGKYVGFDYYLRCGNSYTGSRSDYNERYKYYSPGNNLKLAAIRHLFEQEQECVYDLGGDAHQYKLDWGCEIRRHLTFTIGNHTLKGRLIMAGKNKVLPLARSIGRRLSIRGLDD; this is translated from the coding sequence TTGGTTAAGATCGAAATCATAGAGAACCTCGAGGATTTCCTGAAGCTGTCGGACGCGTGGGATGAGCTTGTGTCCGGAAGCGAGGTCGACCATGCCTTCATGAGGCACCTGTGGTACGCAGAAGTCATCAAAGCCTACTTCGCCAATGATACCCTGGCGGTGGTGATAATCAGGCGGGATGGCCAACTTGTAGCTGCTGCCCCAATGCGACGGACTGTCTATCGAATCAGAGGTCTTGGTGTCAAAACACTCAGTTTCATTTCGACTGAGATCACGCCTCGCTGCAATTTCATTGTTGCCGACAGCGACTTGCTTGAGCCGCTGGTGATGAGCGTGATAGGCGCTCCTGACTGGGATGTTCTGTATGCTAAGAACTTGGAAGAGAATGCTGCGACCACAAAGAAGTTCATTGAATTGATCGGAAACAGCCTCGACAATCACGGCAGTCAGGTGATAGAAGGACTTCTTTCACCGTATCTGCATACTTCGGGGTCATGGGAGGAATACTGGCAATCGTTCTCGAAAAAGCGCCGTCGAACTTTGACTGCGTATAGCATTAAGCGACTGGAAGAAGCAGGAAGCGGCGAGATATCCCGAATAGAATCACAAGAGGAGTTGCGGGAATTTCTGCCCAGGATGTTCGAGATTTCGGCTGCAAGCTGGAAGGCGGACACAAATGACCATCTGCGGCCCGACTCGCCGGAGGGTCGGTTCTACTTAGGTTTCACACCAGCAGCGCTTGCATCCGATCAGGTGCTGATTTACACTATCAAAATCGATGGCAAGTACGTCGGATTCGACTATTACCTGAGATGCGGGAATTCGTACACAGGTTCCAGATCGGATTACAACGAGCGATACAAGTATTACTCACCAGGTAACAACCTGAAACTTGCCGCCATCCGACACCTGTTCGAACAAGAGCAGGAATGCGTGTATGATTTGGGAGGAGATGCCCATCAATACAAGCTCGATTGGGGATGCGAAATCAGAAGACATTTGACATTTACGATTGGGAATCACACACTTAAGGGCAGGCTGATTATGGCGGGCAAAAACAAAGTGCTCCCGTTGGCTCGCAGTATCGGAAGGCGACTGTCGATCCGCGGTCTCGATGACTAA